In Deefgea piscis, the genomic window CCATTGACCACACAACGAGCCTCATACAAGCCAGACAATAGCGCCAGTCTTTGATGACATACCGCAGTAATCACATATGCACAATCTGCGATAGCAACGCGCCCCTTGCGCAAATTTACCGCGTGCGCCCTTTCAGGCATGGTCTTCGCGGGCAAGCCCGCTCCTACGTTTGAATTTGGCTTTGATTTTAAACGCCAACTCATACGGCATGGCCAGCAGTGCCAATGTGCGGGCCATGCCAGCCATTGCCGCAGCACTGCCATCAAAGTATTTC contains:
- a CDS encoding transposase; translation: MAVLRQWLAWPAHWHCWPCRMSWRLKSKPNSNVGAGLPAKTMPERAHAVNLRKGRVAIADCAYVITAVCHQRLALLSGLYEARCVVNGFRSCDDMGLSQTLAFVVMPDHFHWLLILKEGGLDSLLRRLKSTTAIELNKMNQQTGRQILAKSLLRSCNSC